In Aquila chrysaetos chrysaetos chromosome 24, bAquChr1.4, whole genome shotgun sequence, the genomic stretch GAGGCAGTTACACCTCTTTCCCTCCAGCTGCCAACCTAAATGTTTGTTACTTAACATCTGAgtggtgtttgttttcccaGCAACTTCAGATGAGGcttcaggagaaagaaaaagaagtggacAATCTTACCATTCAGATACAGGCAGAAAAGGTAGTTccctttttctgtgttcttctcctgctccacctTCCAGTTCTTCCAGTAGTCCAAAATATGGGTTTGTATTTGTAGACGGTTACTTTTTAAGGGATGAGATGACTGTCTTGCTTATAAAACTAGACAGACAGCTACCAATTCCCACACACTTGTGGATTCCGTGTTCTGCTAATAAGACACCCTTCACAAGGATGAATAGGTAGTATTCTCTTTGCTTGGGCCGAATTGCCTTTCTGTTTAAGGTTCTGTTGGTTCCTGATGTCAAATTCCAGTCTGTTTCTCTGTTCAGGAAGTAAAAGGGGAATGTAGGGGAAGAGATCAGATATGAAGGGTGTTATGCCCTAGAACAAATCTTTCAGGCCGGTCATTCACATGTGATGTAAAATAAATGGCTACTCATTTGTTCCCCATTTTGTTGGAGTAGAACATCTGTGAGGGTCCATCTGAGGAAAGTGGAGGTAGCTGGAGATCATTCAGTGAAGAAATCTGAGACTGCTACATATTATAAAGTGTTCCTTCTATTAGCTTGTTGAGGAAAAAGGTGTGCGTCTTGTTGCTTCTTATTTAGGACCAGGCAAAGACGGCATGCGAACTCTCCAAATCTATGGAGGCCGTGAGAGGCCATTTACAAGCGCAGTTGCGAAACAAAGAAGCTGAGAACAACCGTCTGTCTATACAGATACGGGTATGTTTTCAGTGGTCCCTGGGGATTGTCTCTTCATTTATTCTCATGAACTGTATTGACTGACAGGGGAAGTAGCACTCACCAGCtattcttctgctgtgtctggTAGACTGAAATATTGGCTGGTGATGTTTATGCCACTAACACACAGCATACTTTTCAAATGAAgtaagaagaggaaaatctcTTCACTTTTGATGCATGAGGCAAAATCATAGCCTATGTGCAttaattagatattttttttcctaagttaattattacataattatttaaaagatggCTTTAATTTAGTCAAGCATCAAGACAGATTGTAAACTATTTAGTTTGCTTTCTGGGAAGAATGCTGTGCCATGATTTCCTGTATTTGATCACACTCATGCATGCTTTCTACAGTATTAATGAGGAGGAGAAAGTTCCCCTGGTTTATCTTGTTCAAAGTCTTATGTTTAACATATCTATTGATGTTGTGATGAACATATGTATGTTAATGGTTTAGAAGAGCTTTAATTCTGTTAAGCTATATAGCTGCATAAAGCAACGTTATTATATGTGAGCATTTCAATTAATAAAGAGAATGTTCTCAGGTAGATCAAAAGACTGGTAGACCAGTATTTATCTTGGTCAGGAGAGGAAATCAGTGTTTTAGAGAGCAGcttatgaaagaagaaaggaagacttggaaggaaaggaagacatGTCATGCTGACATGCCTGTCAGCATTACAACGAGATTGTGTAGGTGAAATGTGATTGCAAGTACCTCCAGGCTGGAGGTTGGGGTTTATCCTAGCTCTCTCCACTGTTTCTAGGAAATTAGTTGCTGCTTTGGGTATGCAGGTATAAGGACATTATTCTGTGTGGTGTGTTTTCTCCCCCCACTGCAGAATTTGGAGCGCAGTGAAGCTCAGCATAAGGCAGAGGTGGAACATATCATGCAACAACTGAAAGAACTAAGGCAGAAGGCAGACCGTGATAAAGAGGCCCTGAAGAAAGCCATCCATGCACAGAAAGAGCGGGCAGAGCGAAGTGAAGAGTATGCAGAGCAATTAGCTGTCCAGCTAGCAGAAAAGGTACCTGATAATACAGGAAGAGAGACCTCATTTCAGATCATGCATCTAAATCTTTCACTTCTGATAGCAGCCCTGGGGAGAGTCTCTGCTTTCAACTAATgagatttatttctgtcttgatGCTTTGGCCCATTTATGCTAAGTTTAGAACAAATCCAGTTTTCTCAGCTGTCACTATATTCACTGCATGTCCTTAACTTAGGACATACAATAATTTAGAACACACTAAACTAGCAGATCTGGTTTTTTGCCTGGTTCTTTAGAACCATCTGAGGGTTGACAAAAGCCGATAAAATAAAGCGTCGTGGTTTTGGCTGAAAATTCTGAATAGAGTTGGCTGCTAATCGAGAAACTAGTCAGAGCAGAAAAGTACAAAGACTTAGAGTTGTACTGGAATTTCCTGTTGAAAAACGACTGAAGGATATCaggaaaaagtagaaaagttAGGACTAAAACAAATCAGAAGAGAACATGGATTTCACGCTacttgattgtttttttttcctctgctgtttttaGAATTCCAGGGACCAGAGGCACTAGTAGAATCTTAGCCATGCTTTGTATTTATGATAGTTCATCTGCCTTCAAAGAGGATGCTTCTTTCACTGCTGTTATGTCTGTTGGCTGACAGTAGTGTTGGAGAACACCTCTCTGAAGgatcagaaagaataaaaataaatacttgtcctcaatattttaaaagtcttagtGAAGTCTCTGCATGCATCATGCTTACCCATATCAGCATCTCTGCATATTGTCTGCATATCCCATGTCCAGTGACGTTTTTTTCACCCTTGTTCTTTTcctcattaatttcttttgtttgataGGACAGTTATGTTGCTGAGGCACTGTCTACTCTGGAGTCCTGGAGGAGTCGCTACAACAAAGTAGTAAAGGACAAGAGTGACCTTGAACTGGAAATTGTTACACTGAacaggttaaaataaaattagtgtGGAGAAACAAGCATGAATGGGGATGAGTTCTAAGTTCAAGGATAATTTaattgaatttaatttaataatttcattaaattgaATAATTTAATTGGATTGCCTGTAAATATCGAAGCAAAACCAGCACTGCTTAAGGGCTAGAGCTGaatttagagagagagagatgtggcttctgctgctgactTGCCACAGCAAAGGCAGGCTTTTTAAGGGTTTGCTGACCCTTAAAGCTCTGTTCCTTTGCCATTTTGTAATGCTTTGAAAGAATTAAGGTTATCTCTCTTTTGAGGTCTGTTTGAGATGCTTGAATGGAAGGCATTAGAAGAGATAGGCAGTATAGTTTGTGCCAATTTTCTTGTGAAGGTAAATAAATGTGTTGGTATCACTGCAGTACCGTTGTTGCTGCAGGAGAATATAGGTAGGTACGAGACAAGAGGGAGGTACCTCTATCCTGTGTATCTTGGAGGCAATGTATCTGGGCTCCAGGGGGACAACTGAAGTTAATTTCCAGCAGGTTAAGAAGATTGAGGTGGTAGAACAGTGTAACAGATAGGTGTGCATATGTGACTggagaaggaagatgaaaagatAGGGAAAAGCCATGTTTCCGAAGCTAATTTTCAAGGGTTAGGAGTCTTATTCTTTCTTGTCACTTaaggattaattttctttctgtatggCAGCCGTGTTGCAGACTTGCTGGAACAACAGACAACCCTGGAGGACAAGATGCGGGAGGACAGAGAAGCTTTGGTGGATAAATTACATCGACAGACTACAGAGACCACTTCTTTCAAAATGGAGAATGAAAGGCTAAAGGTCAGTTATTCTAGGGGTTTGAAGGTGAaatgctagggaaaaaaaaggagaaattataaCAAGTTGCTTGACCTCTGAGGACAGAGTTGAATCGCACCCATTGctgccatttattttcaaaCCAGTTTTACCATAACCTGAGTATGACAGGGCAAGTATGCTGGGAAGagacataaaagaaagaaagtgaacATTCTGAGATGACTGGGTTTCTTCCACATTTTGGCTAGGAGTATCTCCAATCCAAATACTGTTTCTTCCAGCTGGGATCTTACATCTTGTCCTTACATCTTCATGCTGCTGGCCGGAGAACAAACAACAGTAGCTCATGCAGAGAGAATGGTAAtctccagaataaaaaaaatgactggCATTTTTCTCCTGTCAGCTCTTATCACTGTGATCTTGTAGGTGAcctacattattttcttcttggaaagCTAGGCATTGATCCAAATAAGGAGTGGCCCTAATCCAAGTAGCACAGCTCATTCAGGCAAATGGAAAGACTGCACATCCATCCAAACCTCTGTGCCCTGCTGATGTAAATTTGGTAATCCACTGAAGTCTGGAAAGTTTTACCAACTTACActgacaaaagtatttttttcttagtctaGACAATGTTAGACAGCAAGCGTGGCAGTTACTTCCAAGTGCTCAAtggaagatgttttcttttttaggctAGTGTGGTCCCAATGGAGGAAAAGCTGAACCAAGCGCAGATGGAAGTGCAGCAGCTCAAGAGCTCTGTCAGGAACTACGAAGGGTTGATTGAAACCTACAAGTCACAGGTAGGCATCTTATCAAAACCTTCAGCCCTTGCACAAACATGTTTTCTCCCTTCACTGTTGTGGCTTATTCTGTAATGCCTTAACCCTTTGTTTGCTCTTGGAGGATGTTGCAGTTTCATATGGTTTTGGTCCTTTTGTCTCTATTAGCCTGATTTTTACTCAAATGGTAGCATCCAGACTGCCATGTGCTGTATGCCAAAGTGCGGAAGACTTGCTTTCCTCACTATGTGCTGATAACTTGGTCATTAGGAAGAACTGACTCCCACAGCAGAGATCTTgattaatggaaaacaaaagactgGTTTTAATTACTTCACTTTTCCCTGCTCCTTTTCAAAAAGTAAAGGGAAATAGTGAGATGCTTTCTTCTGACTTTTAGTGTGCCAAGTACTGTTCCTTggctgctttttgggggggagaaTTTTGCATATTGTGGTAGTAGGAAGACAAGGCAAAAGGGGAGAACGTTTGGTGGAAAGCCCAAATTATCCAGgtggcagaagcagaaagtgaaCTTCCAAATATAGTTCTGGGGTGGTGGTTAGTGTGGCAGGAAACTTGTTCCTGATCCTTGAGCAGTTTTAGTTGCTCCAAAGCATTGCACATTTGTTGAAAACTACATATAGCAGATAAagtatgtggggtttttttgaatgtCCAGGTGTTGAAGACCCGAATAGAAGCAGACGATGTGGCAGCAAAACTGGAGAAGTGTGATAAAGAGAACAAGACACTAAAGGATGAAATGAACAGGGAGATTGAACTGGTAACTATTCCTCTAAAGACTGATATGTTGTAAACATTCATGGATCTTAATGTTCTGAATGTAGTGAAAAATGGCTGtgaataggaaataaaaagcttatcTGAGTTTGCCTTTTCCAATAGTTTTTCTCAGGACTTGTTCCTTCTGCAAAATTTATTGAATATTTAGCAGCTTCTTTTTTACTATATGGCGTTTTTCAGGTGTTTAAATTGCTTAGTGTGtcctttgctgcagaaatagTGGTTTAGAACAGTGGACTATGCAGGTTACACCACTGTCTGATGTGGAACAGCTGTCCTCAAAAAAGAGCTTGTACTTCTAGTAAAATTGAAGCCCAGGTTCCAAAATACTTGTTCTTTCTCCATCCATAGGGAATGCCAAATCTTAAGAGAAAGCCTTTTGGAGTAGAAGACCTTAGGCTTTGAACTCCAACACTGGCCAAATATCCACACAGTGTCATCACGGTTGCAGACTAACAAAGCTTCACTGAAGTTGAGAAATTTTTTAGCCTTGATCTTACGAACATTTGAAAGTTCCTCATGTTCTCTTCTTTGACTGTAGGCACGTAAGCAGTTCCAGAGCCAGCTTGCTGAACTGGAAAAGCTGCCCGAGATACTAAAGATCACAGAGACACAGCTAGCAGAATGTCAGGACCAGCTTCAGAGTTATGAGAAGAAGAACGTGGACCTGTCTGTCATGATTGCAGATCTTCGTCAGCGGGTAAGGGACTGGCAGAAAGTACCTGCAGCACTGCAATCCGCAAGTCTGAGACCAAGATGAATTTCTAATCACAGGAAGGTTCAAACTTCGTCTCTGTTCTCGTCTCTTTTTGAAAAGATTAAACGTGCACTGCAAAATAAAGGTGTGTGCTATGTCTTTGTGCAAGAAGTTAGCGGCGTAGCTGGTAGCATTCCTTACTGTTTGAAAAGTTTCTCATCCCTCAGTGCAGAACCTTATTGGGACTTGAATAGCAGCAGTGACAACGCTTGCTAATGCCAACACTCACTTCTATTACTTTCATCATCTTGTCAGCTTTCCCTCCTGTGGTTGTCTGCTGATAGTGCTGTCTCAACCTTGTTTTCTCACCCTCATTTCAGGTTGTTTACCCAGTCCCTGTTTTTTGTCCCCAGAAGGACTGCATAAGTATTGCAGGGCAATTACAGACAGGCATGACTTCTACAACCATGCCTCAAGAAGGAGCAAATGATCTCGCAGTCTGACTGCTTTACTCTGATTGGCTTGGAATTATAAACCTTCCTGGTATTTCAGACTCTAATGCCTTTGTGGGCTGCTGTCATGTATGTGGCTGCTTTTTAATGTGTGTGCTTTGCTGTGCTTACAGGTGGCTGCTCTGCATGCAAGCGTTTACAGACCTGGCTTTTCATTTGCAATACGGAAGAATTTCCTCATACCTTTCCAAACATTAACTGGAATCACCAGCAAAATAGATGTTtagtgctttgcttttctatCCACTGTTCCTTTTCTGGGGCTCTCCAGAAATTATGAATTGAGcatgtttccttctggagagctGCATACGTTTTAGGTGGTtggttgtgtgtgtgtagtgACTACTCTGTAAAGTAATTACTTACTGTAATTTTTAGATTGAGCTCCAGGGGGACAAAATGGAGATGACAAGAGAGAGGTATCAGTCTGcccaggaggagaaaaagcagctcaCCTTGAAGGTGGAGGAGCTAGAAAGGTTAGAAATATTAGGCTTTCTTGCTCTCGTAACCTTCCATTTCCATCCTCTTCCCATTGTTTTTTCAGGGGATTGAAACAGCTTCAGTCTTGTTCCAGTCCCCCATGTGCCTCCAGGGTTCTGTGCATTTGTTTATCTGACAAGGATCTCTAATCAGTAGCAGTCCACTGGAGAGAGAGTTATATGTTTTTGCAGCACCTGTTATGAATGTTGTTAGAAAGGATGATGGCTTACATAGCAGATAAACCAGCTCCTTGTCCAATCTAGCCTGACAATTTTGAGGTTACTAcatattacagtatttttaccCGTGTTTATAAATTCCTTTTAGTGACATTGTCGGGGAAAATGCAGGTATGTGCGTACTCTGTATGTCCTTCAGTCTTTGAGATTTTGATGTGAGAAATAGAGAAGTGTTTCTTGGGGCTCTCACCTTTCAAGGGGGAATAGAATCTATTCCCACACTAGTCAGGACCTGACAAAAAGGCAGACTGAGACACACTCCATTTAAAATGAATAGGTTTCCTTCCCTTATTGTCTTAACCTAGAAAACTAGAGACAACGAGTGCCCAGAACATAGAATTCCTTCAGGTCATAGCAAAACGTGAGGAGTCAATCCACCAGTGTCAGCTGCGGTTAGAGGAGAAGACCCGTGAATGTAGCTCCTTGGCACGTCAGTTGGAGATGGCCATTGAGGATGCCAAAAGACAAGtaagtaatttcttctgtttgtgaaTTTTCCCAAAACTACCTAGGCTGTAAAAGGGGAACAGCGAGAATGCTGGAAATACCTCCTCAGCCTATGACCAAATTCATGAAAATCATCATGTTcagtgaaatacaaataataaaatgtgcTGGTACTGTTTGTCAGCACTTAAACCATTGAAAAACTGAACCCTGCGCTCCAGTTTGcaacagaagagaggaaagcacAAGACTGAGCTGCTGCTTATGTATGAGAATGTGTCCAATTAAACTTGATAGGGCTTTTGTGGTCAATGGGATAGGGAAAAATCATTCTTCCATAGACAACCCTTTAATATAGTTGTTGTTCTGTTGTTACATGTAGGTGGAACAAACTCGAGAACGAGCAACGTCTAGAGAGAGGGCAGCCCAGTCCAAGATGTTGGATTTGGAGACCCAGCTGAGTAGGAATAAAACAGAGCTGAACCAATTGCGTCGGGGCAAAGACGATGTGAGTGACTTGCAAGGGATACTCTTGGTGTGCTGGTGGTGTCCTGGCAGCAACTGGAGTCCATAAACCAAGGTCCTATGGACATGCTGCAAAAATCATGCAGGGCGATGTCTGAATGTGACATGTTGTTATATGTGTCCACGACAGATGTGTGATATGACATGTCTGTTAAGTCACTAATTCAGGAATGTGGACTCTCATTTGCTTGTTACTTATAGCAATGATCTGAATGAACTTGCTCCAAACTTGCATGTACATGTACGAAAAGAATCAGACCTTTCTTCAAATGAGATTTGCACCAGATACCATGGGCAGATTTCAACTTCATTTACTGTGCTTGGTTATGTGAGAGAGAATGCAATTTCTCTTCTAGAGGAAAGGATTTCTTctagaagaaagaaggggaatCTTTCATGATGTCCTGTTTACCCTGCTTGTTTATTTGAGTTTTACTTGGAATTGGATTGGCACATGGATCAGGTCaagttgcttttcagaaaagagcGTGTTTAATTCCCCATAACTATAGCTAATCAGTTTCAAAAGCCAAACTGATTAGCTGCATTGTCTCTTGTTTTTATCAATGGGTTGCTGAATGGAGTTGGTAATGAGCAGAACAAATTATAAATATCATAGCACCATCTATGGTAATGTCATCTACTGCTGTGCTAATTCTTGCTGTCCTCAGCACTTTTGGGGAACAGTTTAAGTTTAATGTGAGTAAAATGAATGTTACTGTCTTTCAGCCTGTGTTTTGTGCTTCTTTATGTAGGCAGAGCGCCGGTATGAAAGCCGCCTACAGGATTTAAAGGATCGGTTGGAGCAGTCAGAGAGCACCAACCGCAGCATGCAAAACTACGTCCAGTTCCTCAAGTCTTCCTATGCTAACGTTTTTGGAGAAAGTGCCTTGCTGGGCTCCCCCAGCCGCTCTCGTTCTTCTCCATGAGGACAATGCTCTCCTTGCACCTCTGGTTTTAAGCACAAAAGGAGCCCAATTTCAAAGccatattttatttagaaaataggTTGGCATTTCAGGGTCGCTGTCAGGagatgttttcctcttttccttgcaGCATGAGATGATAAAATGATGGTGGCATATGTCCTAAGTGTAGGGTATCAGCAAAACCGGATTGATGCTGGAGGTCTGTGTTACACCATAAACTGTGCCCCAAAACCAGATAGTTTTGCGTATGATGGAAAAGGTCCTTTTCATCCTGTAAGGTCCTGATGGTTTCAGCTCTTAAAACCTTTCAGTAGTTTGTTCAGCATGTTAATGTTTATTAAgagctcttttccttttcatgcttcctttttcattctgtttctgtgtTGGGGAGatcatgtggggttttttgtttgtgtgttttttcgggtttttttttttttttttttaataactattgAACACTGTATTGATACATTGGATGGTGGGAGAGGGTCCATCCACCAGAAGTGTGAAGCTGAAAATAACTTAAGTGCCTGGGCTCTACACTTACAAGAGATTATCTCCTGAACCACCACAGTGTTCGTAAACAGTTTTATAccagaaataatgatttttatttttttttacttcattcttATATATTCCCTGATCCTcaccttttttcctcagtgtgaTGCTAATGTTGCTTTATTCCTCTCACCCTGATTTCCTGATCCTGAATATCCCCAGGACTGAGCCAAAACCATCTGAATTCAAAGGAAAgattgtggtttaacctcagtGGCACTTCAGCTGGGGTCTTGGTGTGAATGCCACACAAGTTCAGGGTGTGCATGACATACTGACTTGGTCTTAAGCCAATTAAAGAGCAGCTATGGATGCTCAACTTCTTCATCAAACTTGCCTGCACCTTCTGGAAAATCGGGTGTTCAATGTGTTGAGTCCCTAAAACTCATGTGTGCTCTAGtgcccttttctttccagtaaatGGTTCTTATGTGggcaaaaataaacattgtttttattttcatctcttttgtaTCCTATTTATGTGCGATGTGGTCATTGGGCAGTATTTCTCAGAAAAGTTTTCTAAGTTAATTGTTTTTTGGGAGTTCTgcaattgtgtgtgtgtgtgtgtgtgtttaacactttaaaaatcctAAAGGTGCTATGGTTAAACAAACAATAAACTGTACTTTAATTGGTTATGTCGAGGTTTCCTCTTTGTTGTGTTGCATCTAGGGTCTTCTAGcccttattttggaaaaatgaacACATTCCCGGGGCTTTGTGCAGGCAACTACGCTCCAGCCCCTTTCCCTATCTCATGGATGGtggcctctccctgcccctgcaACCCGGGACCAatgctgcagtgctggctggcctccagccctccctcccgGGGCCCCTCCACGAGAATACacaaaataagggaaaaagcGGCGAAGCTGCCGGTGTTTCACGGCCCGGCACCTTTCCTCGGCGCAGCCacgccccccgctccccgggagGCGCCCCCGGCGGGACTCGAACCCGCGGTTCTGGCGGtcggcggggaggggcggggcccCGCCTCCCCGCCAGGGGGCAGCCACCGCCCTTATCGCCCGCTCTGCAGAGGGCGGGAAGCGGTGCCCCGGAAGCGGAAGAAGGGCGAGGTGGGGGGGGTCAGCCCGTTGCCGGGCGCTTGGCAGCGGGTCGCCATGCAGCCGCGGCAGCTCCGCTGGGAGACTCTGGCGGCTCTGCGCACCTCAAGCAAGGGCCAGCTGAGCTACTGCCGCCACTGGCTCCAGGATGAGGTGAGGGCTCGCTCCCGGCGGGCGGCTGGGAGCCCCCGGGCCTCTGCGTCCTGGGGGCGGCTGAGGGGGCAGACCGGTGACTCGTCCCTCCGAGCGCTGGCCCAGCGGTGATCCATCGGCTCCTTGTCTCGTTAACAGTCGGGGCTTGAAATACGTAAAATCGCCCTTGTGGTATCTCTGCTGCCCGCTCCTCCTCGCCTGTCGGCGGCTGGGcccccctgctccccttccAGCAGGTCGGGTCCTGGCTCCTCCGTACTGGGTAGATAGTGCAGGGTGTAGGGAGGAGGTGTTGCAGGAGAAGGTTCAAGCGTGGCGGTCCTGCTGTCCTGCAAAAGTAGGGGAGCTCGGAAAAAGTGTTGAACAGAAACAGCGAGTAAATGGGGTACTGAGCTGCGATTATAAAGCACCTGCTGATCTGTGCAGATGTTTTCAGTGTGTGTTCATTAACGTTTTGTTGGTATGTTTCAcacttacagaaaatgttttctctctagGATATCTTGGAAGGATGTATGTCTCCTCTTGTGCTGTCCCCTTATTCTGGCTGGGTCCTGGACAGAGTGATTGGGCAATCAGCCCAAGAAATTGCACCCTCCAGAAGTTCAACGCCTAAAGAATCCACTCCCCGCACAAACCAGTCATCTTCTCTGGAGAAGATCACATCTGCTAGCTGCCAGGGCTCTCCACCACTTTCATCTACAGAGTCAAGTGAAACAAAGGTAGCTCTCTGATTATAATTCACATGTGAACAGCTGTGAGAGAAAGCGTACTAACTTGCTGCCATAAATTGTCTGATAAAGGTTCGTTTGTGCTCTGTTAACTTGTGGGGAAAAACATGCTTAGTTTCAAGTTTTTGTAGGATAAACGGGTGAAGATAAAATTGGTATTAACAAGATTTTCATAGAATAACGTTTGATAGTAGGCTAAAAGCAAACTCCCTTTT encodes the following:
- the ODF2 gene encoding outer dense fiber protein 2 isoform X2, which produces MKNRSSSPPLHVHVDENTPVHVHIKKGQKTTPAKCQQKHKQKMKGDTMSTCRAVRVKTKAPWMPPGKTSVRESTCKWEGPTHRLEITPPDSEKMLSVLRLSDLSTDEEDAVYCKMNEYEKKIDSLMNVVGTLKNEAKLQKKEEQQQMTKRLLEEQKEELNEVTQELVETEHENTLLRRNIERIKEEKDLTVLQKKYLQHEKECLMSKLSEAERDGAAAARQIHALKNTIGRLNIEKHMSSSDINTLTRQKELLLQKLSTFEETNRTLRELLREQQNREKDAQKILERQGALLKRLADSDAEKVQLQMRLQEKEKEVDNLTIQIQAEKDQAKTACELSKSMEAVRGHLQAQLRNKEAENNRLSIQIRNLERSEAQHKAEVEHIMQQLKELRQKADRDKEALKKAIHAQKERAERSEEYAEQLAVQLAEKDSYVAEALSTLESWRSRYNKVVKDKSDLELEIVTLNSRVADLLEQQTTLEDKMREDREALVDKLHRQTTETTSFKMENERLKASVVPMEEKLNQAQMEVQQLKSSVRNYEGLIETYKSQVLKTRIEADDVAAKLEKCDKENKTLKDEMNREIELARKQFQSQLAELEKLPEILKITETQLAECQDQLQSYEKKNVDLSVMIADLRQRIELQGDKMEMTRERYQSAQEEKKQLTLKVEELERKLETTSAQNIEFLQVIAKREESIHQCQLRLEEKTRECSSLARQLEMAIEDAKRQVEQTRERATSRERAAQSKMLDLETQLSRNKTELNQLRRGKDDAERRYESRLQDLKDRLEQSESTNRSMQNYVQFLKSSYANVFGESALLGSPSRSRSSP
- the ODF2 gene encoding outer dense fiber protein 2 isoform X3 translates to MKGDTMSTCRAVRVKTKAPWMPPGKTSVRESTCKWEGPTHRLEITPPDSEKMLSVLRLSDLSTDEEDAVYCKMNEYEKKIDSLMNVVGTLKNEAKLQKKEEQQQMTKRLLEEQKEELNEVTQELVETEHENTLLRRNIERIKEEKDLTVLQKKYLQHEKECLMSKLSEAERDGAAAARQIHALKNTIGRLNIEKHMSSSDINTLTRQKELLLQKLSTFEETNRTLRELLREQQNREKDAQKILERQGALLKRLADSDAEKVQLQMRLQEKEKEVDNLTIQIQAEKDQAKTACELSKSMEAVRGHLQAQLRNKEAENNRLSIQIRNLERSEAQHKAEVEHIMQQLKELRQKADRDKEALKKAIHAQKERAERSEEYAEQLAVQLAEKDSYVAEALSTLESWRSRYNKVVKDKSDLELEIVTLNSRVADLLEQQTTLEDKMREDREALVDKLHRQTTETTSFKMENERLKASVVPMEEKLNQAQMEVQQLKSSVRNYEGLIETYKSQVLKTRIEADDVAAKLEKCDKENKTLKDEMNREIELARKQFQSQLAELEKLPEILKITETQLAECQDQLQSYEKKNVDLSVMIADLRQRIELQGDKMEMTRERYQSAQEEKKQLTLKVEELERKLETTSAQNIEFLQVIAKREESIHQCQLRLEEKTRECSSLARQLEMAIEDAKRQVEQTRERATSRERAAQSKMLDLETQLSRNKTELNQLRRGKDDAERRYESRLQDLKDRLEQSESTNRSMQNYVQFLKSSYANVFGESALLGSPSRSRSSP
- the ODF2 gene encoding outer dense fiber protein 2 isoform X1 encodes the protein MGEPRTAAARRRPRKCGGASCPWCSLPPPPSPRLRGLHGSGSASRRLPAAAEDLLRRQRLRTSRGPSWCPSSINNEVTSVSAQSTLSRRAKSFRITQKHKQKMKGDTMSTCRAVRVKTKAPWMPPGKTSVRESTCKWEGPTHRLEITPPDSEKMLSVLRLSDLSTDEEDAVYCKMNEYEKKIDSLMNVVGTLKNEAKLQKKEEQQQMTKRLLEEQKEELNEVTQELVETEHENTLLRRNIERIKEEKDLTVLQKKYLQHEKECLMSKLSEAERDGAAAARQIHALKNTIGRLNIEKHMSSSDINTLTRQKELLLQKLSTFEETNRTLRELLREQQNREKDAQKILERQGALLKRLADSDAEKVQLQMRLQEKEKEVDNLTIQIQAEKDQAKTACELSKSMEAVRGHLQAQLRNKEAENNRLSIQIRNLERSEAQHKAEVEHIMQQLKELRQKADRDKEALKKAIHAQKERAERSEEYAEQLAVQLAEKDSYVAEALSTLESWRSRYNKVVKDKSDLELEIVTLNSRVADLLEQQTTLEDKMREDREALVDKLHRQTTETTSFKMENERLKASVVPMEEKLNQAQMEVQQLKSSVRNYEGLIETYKSQVLKTRIEADDVAAKLEKCDKENKTLKDEMNREIELARKQFQSQLAELEKLPEILKITETQLAECQDQLQSYEKKNVDLSVMIADLRQRIELQGDKMEMTRERYQSAQEEKKQLTLKVEELERKLETTSAQNIEFLQVIAKREESIHQCQLRLEEKTRECSSLARQLEMAIEDAKRQVEQTRERATSRERAAQSKMLDLETQLSRNKTELNQLRRGKDDAERRYESRLQDLKDRLEQSESTNRSMQNYVQFLKSSYANVFGESALLGSPSRSRSSP